The stretch of DNA CAGTTTGCTGGCGTTAAAAAAACTTCCCGACGCTCTTTTAATTGTTGATCCTGAAAATGAAAAAACAGCCGCCAAAGAAGCGGCGGATAAAAAAATTCCCGTGGTCGCTATTTTGAATAGCGACAGCAATCCGGAAAATATTTCTTATCCTATTCCGGCCAATGACGCTTCCCGGGCGAGCGTGGATTATTTATTGTCAAAAATTACCGAGGCTTATCAAGAAATTACCGATGCGCCGAAGACATGAAGGCAATAAGGAAAAAAAGCAAAAAATTCTGATAAAAAAATGAATCCCGTTAGAGATTAAAGACTTTATTTTTTAACGGAATTTAAAAATATCTTTAATAATGATAATTAGAAATTATAAGAATAATTTACGGAAATGATTAAAATCATTTCCTATCTCTAACGGGATGAAGAATAATTTAGATATTGTTAAAAAATTAAGAGAAGAAACCAATGTTTCGGTAATGGCTTGTAAAAAAGCTTTAGAACGAGCGGAAGGCGATTTTAGCCGGGCTTTGGCGTTTTTGAAAAGAGAGAGCGCCGGAATCGCGGACAAGAAGAGTGACCGCCGGACCAGTTCCGGTTTAGTGGCGTCTTATATCCATTTGGGAGGAAAAATAGGCGTTTTGGCGGAAGTAAGATGCGAGACCGATTTTGTGGCGCGAAATGACGCTTTTAAAGAATTTGCCGGAAATATCGCGATGCATATCGCGGCGATGGATCCCCATTTTTTGTCTTTAGATCAGGCGCCGTTGGAAATTAAAAAAGAAATGAGGGAAATTTTTGAAAAAGAGGCCGCGGAAACGGGCAAACCAGCGGAAATAAAAGAAAAAATTGTTAACGGCAAACTGGAAACTTATCTAAAAGAAAAAAGCCTTTATTCCCAGTTTTACGTCAAAAATCAGGATATTACGGTGGAAGAATATATCAAGGAAACTATCCAGAAATTCGGCGAGAACATCGTTGTTTCCCGTTTTGCGCGCTTTGTTGTTTAGCTGAAATTATGTTTTTTTTCTTAATTTTAATTATTGTTTCTTTTTTTGGAATTTTAACGACTATTTTCAGGCATTGGCCGCGCGTCCGTTCTTTGCCGCCGGAAGAGATTTCTTCGGTTTTAGCGGGGAGCCGTTCATTTTTGGACGGATTTATTTTTGGTTTTCTTATTCCGTCTTTCCGGCGCGTTCAGAGCAGTTGCGTGCCGATATTTTACGTTACTTCGGAAAAAACCGTCAGGCGGTCGCGCCTTTTAATCCTTAAAATAGAGAGCCGCCTTCAAAAAATAACCGACCATTTGAAAGGCAGGCGGATTTTGAACGTCCAAAACAAAAATAATGGCCGCAATTATGAATACTGGCAGGAGATAAACGAACATCAAAACGGTTTAAAAGAGGAAATAAAAGAAGGAGAAAAACCTAAGCCGAGGTAGCTCAAAAGCAGAGCAATGGTTTTGCCCGCCCCGTTAGAAATGCCGACGTAGCTCAGTGGTAGAGCAACGGTTTTGTAAACCGTAGGTCGTGGGTTCAAATCCCTCCGTCGGCTCATCGGCATTTCTAACGGGGTAAACAGGTTGGAGGTTCGAATCTTCTCCTCGACTCCAAGATTAGATTTTTTACAATCATAATTCATGCGGCTTGCTTATTTATCAATGGAGATTAAAAAATGTTAATATTATGTTATGAAAGTTGTTCTGCTAACGTTCAAGTCCTCATGAAAAAACCGCGGCACATTATTTATCATTCACGGATACATCTTTTAATAACTATCGGAATAATTTTTATTCCTTTTGTTTTTCTTTTACTCTTTTCGCAATATGCAAAAATTAGCACCGCGAAGCTCTTCGCCAATCTTTTTGTTTCTTTCTTAAGACTGCTCGCCGCATATCTTATCGCGGCTGTACTTGCTTGGACGAGCGCAGTCTTACTTTATCGGGGGCGGCGAGCTCTTGTCGCGCTTCCTATTTTTGATGTCTTGCAGAGTTTTCCGACTTTCGCGGCCTTGCCGCTCGCAGTTTATCTCTGGGGGCCGTCAGCAATAACCGTTATCGTATTTTTAATTTTGACTATTATCTGGCCGATTTTTTTCTCGCTTATCAGTTCTTTAAAGCTTATGCGTAAAGATTGGGAAGAAGCCGCGGCCATTGCGGGACTTCGCGGTTTTGATTATCTTCGCCGGTTTCTCTGGCCAATCAGCCTTCCCGGCCTTATCACCGGGTCAATTATTGGCCTGGGCGAAGGATGGGAAGCTTTGGTTGCCACGGAAATAATCGTAGCGGCGCGGACCGGACTCGGCAGTTTTTTCTCTCTCTATGCTCAAGACACCTTCATAACTGTGTTTGGAATAATTGGGCTTCTTCTCTTTATATTCAGCGTTAATAAAATATTTTGGCTTCCGCTTCTTGAGCGAAGCCATCGTTTGATGGAAGAATAAATGGAAGAATAATATGAACTCGATTATCTTTTCATATCTTACACATTGGCGAAGTTTGGGGTATGCGCTTGTATTTATCGGGATGATAATTGAAGGAGACATTATTTTGTTTACTTCTTCGTTTCTTGCGCATCAAGGTTTTTTTAATATCGGCGATTTAATGTTCTTTGCATTGGCCGGCGTATTAATAGGAGATTTACTGTGGTATTTGCTCGGCTGCCTGATGGATAATCATATTAATAATAATTCCAATTTATCTTTTGTAGCCCGCTGGATAGCAAGAATCGCGAAGCCGCTTGACGCTCATCTTCTTAATCGTTCATACCGCACTATTTTTATTTCAAAATTTGCATTCGGCTTTCATCATGCGCTCTTAACGCGTTTAGGCATGCTTCGCTTTTCTTGGAAAAAATTTATTAAAATTGATTTTATTTCCGCTGTGCCTTGGATGATTATAGTCGGCGGGCTCGGATATTTTTCTGGAGCAGCTTTTTTTGCTTCAAAACATTATCTTCGGTTAGCGGAAACAGGATTATTAATTACGCTTGTTCTTTTTCTTGCTATTGAACATTTCGTAATAAAGAAACTGAAACTTTGATATGAATCCTACGCTCATTTTAAAAAATATTTCAAAAAATTTTCAGGAAGATCGCGGGCAGAAACTCCCTGTGCTTAAAGGCATTGATCTTGAAATAGCCGCTGGAGAATTTTTCATAATCCTCGGGCCCTCGGGGTCAGGCAAGTCAACGCTTCTTCGCATTATGAGCGGCCTTGAATCGGAGTATGAAGGAAAAATCGGATACGGCAGCGGCATTACGCCGTCTGATTTCAGCTTTGTATTTCAGCAATTTGCGCTCTTCC from Candidatus Niyogibacteria bacterium encodes:
- the tsf gene encoding elongation factor Ts (EF-Ts; functions during elongation stage of protein translation; forms a dimer; associates with EF-Tu-GDP complex and promotes exchange of GDP to GTP resulting in regeneration of the active form of EF-Tu); the encoded protein is MKNNLDIVKKLREETNVSVMACKKALERAEGDFSRALAFLKRESAGIADKKSDRRTSSGLVASYIHLGGKIGVLAEVRCETDFVARNDAFKEFAGNIAMHIAAMDPHFLSLDQAPLEIKKEMREIFEKEAAETGKPAEIKEKIVNGKLETYLKEKSLYSQFYVKNQDITVEEYIKETIQKFGENIVVSRFARFVV
- a CDS encoding VTT domain-containing protein yields the protein MNSIIFSYLTHWRSLGYALVFIGMIIEGDIILFTSSFLAHQGFFNIGDLMFFALAGVLIGDLLWYLLGCLMDNHINNNSNLSFVARWIARIAKPLDAHLLNRSYRTIFISKFAFGFHHALLTRLGMLRFSWKKFIKIDFISAVPWMIIVGGLGYFSGAAFFASKHYLRLAETGLLITLVLFLAIEHFVIKKLKL
- a CDS encoding ABC transporter permease subunit is translated as MLILCYESCSANVQVLMKKPRHIIYHSRIHLLITIGIIFIPFVFLLLFSQYAKISTAKLFANLFVSFLRLLAAYLIAAVLAWTSAVLLYRGRRALVALPIFDVLQSFPTFAALPLAVYLWGPSAITVIVFLILTIIWPIFFSLISSLKLMRKDWEEAAAIAGLRGFDYLRRFLWPISLPGLITGSIIGLGEGWEALVATEIIVAARTGLGSFFSLYAQDTFITVFGIIGLLLFIFSVNKIFWLPLLERSHRLMEE